From one Humulus lupulus chromosome 8, drHumLupu1.1, whole genome shotgun sequence genomic stretch:
- the LOC133797098 gene encoding uncharacterized protein LOC133797098: MDQIEASTSVVAKKLWNIVRVVFIMMRKGLSKSKIMVEFHMLMKRGKLAGKALAQNFVLNHATFSSSSISTGGGFGCRSNDAVSFISPREYEFSCSNSPAAFNNLYKTFGHFNKRSNKHHYFTKSSGANNTNYDYDDVSNTVNAVQKVLFEMYNMNHNNNSSHIYPSSTVEASPLVTLPGFGKSPMGMKQLRITDSPFPLNYEGGDTQVDSKADDFIKRFYRNLKMQGTPARSQVYG; this comes from the coding sequence atggatcAAATAGAAGCAAGTACTTCAGTGGTGGCAAAGAAACTATGGAACATAGTAAGAGTAGTGTTTATAATGATGAGGAAAGGATTATCAAAGAGCAAGATCATGGTTGAGTTTCATATGCTCATGAAGCGAGGGAAGCTAGCCGGAAAGGCCCTAGCTCAAAACTTCGTCCTCAACCACGCCACCTTCTCCTCCTCTTCAATCTCCACCGGCGGCGGCTTTGGTTGCCGCTCAAACGACGCCGTTTCCTTCATCTCGCCAAGGGAGTATGAGTTCAGCTGCAGCAACAGCCCCGCCGCCTTTAACAACTTGTACAAAACTTTTGGTCACTTCAACAAGCGCAGTAACAAACACCATTACTTCACCAAGTCATCTGGTGCCAATAATACTAATTACGATTACGACGACGTTTCCAACACCGTTAACGCCGTCCAAAAGGTTCTGTTCGAGATGTACAACATGAACCATAACAACAACAGTAGTCATATATATCCGTCGTCCACGGTGGAGGCGTCGCCGTTAGTGACGTTGCCGGGGTTCGGAAAGAGTCCGATGGGGATGAAGCAGTTGAGAATAACGGACTCACCTTTTCCGTTGAACTACGAGGGAGGTGACACGCAGGTGGATTCTAAGGCTGACGACTTCATTAAAAGGTTCTACAGGAATCTTAAGATGCAAGGCACCCCGGCTCGATCTCAGGTCTACGGTTGA